The genomic region AACGCGCTCAGCAATCCTGATCTTGCGCCGGTCCCCGCAGAACGGCGCACTTGGACTGCCACCCACTTCTTTTCGCTGTGGGTCGGCATGGCCGTCTGCATCCCGACCTACATGATCGCCGCGTCGCTCATTCAAGGCGGCATGGATTGGCGGAGCGCGTTGCTGACCGTGTTGCTCGGCAATTGCATCGTGCTGATCCCGATGCTGCTGAACGGCCACGCCGGCACCAAATACGGCATCCCGTTCCCCATTCTGGCCCGCGCCGGCTTCGGGATTCGCGGATCCAACCTCCCCGCGCTGTTGCGCGCGATCGTCGCATGCGGATGGTTCGGCATCCAATGCTGGATCGGCGGCGCGGCGCTCTACACGCTGCTGCTCGCCCTCTGGCCCGCCGCGGCCGATGTCGCGCTGCAAATGCCCGCGTTCATCGGCGTCGGCGTGATCCCGTTCGCGTGCTTCCTGGTGTTTTGGGCGATCCATCTGTATCTGATTTGGAGCGGCATCGAGTCGATCAAATATTTGGAAACGATTTGTGCGCCGTTCTTATTACTCTGCGGGATCGCATTACTCGGCTGGGCCTATCGCGCCGCGGACGGCTTCGGCCCGATGCTCGCGGCCCCGGCCCGCTTTACGAGCCGCAACGAATTTTGGCAGTTCTTCTTTCCCGCGCTCACCGGCATGGTCGGCTTTTGGGCCACGCTCAGTCTGAACATCTCCGACTTTTCCCGCTACGGCAAAACGCAACGCGCGCAAGTGCTCGGGCAAACGCTCGGCCTCCCGACCACGATGACGATGTTCGCCTTCATCGGCATCGCCGTCACGAGTGCCACGATCGTGCTCTTCGGCGAACCGATCTGGGATCCGGTCGCGCTGGTGCGCAAATTCGATTCCCCGATCCTCGTCGCCGTGTCGATGTTCGCGGTCCTGATCGCCACGCTCTCCACCAATGTCGCAGCCAACATCGTTGGTCCCGCGAACGATTTTTCCAATTTGGCGCCGGCAAAGATCAACTTTAAACGCGGCGGTTACATCACCGGCGTGATCGGCATCGTGATGATGCCGTGGAAACTCGTCGCCGACCCTACCGGCTACATCTTTACTTGGCTAATCGGCTATTCCGCACTGCTCGGCCCAGTCGCCGCGATCCTGCTCGTGGATTACTTCGTGATTCGCCGCTGCCGACTCGTCGTGGACGACCTCTATCGCGACAACGGCGTCTATCAGTACACCAACGGTTGGAACCTCCGCGCGCTCGCCGCGCTGCTCGTCGGGGTCCTCCCCAATGTGCCAGGATTCCTCGCCCAAATCGGCCTCGTGGAAGCGACCCGCTTTCCCACGCTGAACGCGCTCTACCACTACGCCTGGTTCATCGGCTTCGCCGGCGCCGGCGCCAGCTACTACACACTCATGCTCCGCACCAACGCCGCCCGCACGACAGCAGCTGCGCAAAGCGAAGTGGCGTAATTCGAGGCTCCCCACGCGCCGCAATGCCGTCCCGCGCGCCTTTCCGGTTGACAGCAGAAGTTCATGAACTATGAATCAAACTACGGTCGTTCAGACGTGCTCAGAGTCCGGCGAGATCGCTCATGTCATTCAACGCACAGTTTGACCGCCCTTCGCCTCCCATCCCCGCCATCCGTTCCACGTCCCGATTCCTGAACGCGAAAGTGTTCCAAAAGTTGGACTCACTACCGAATGCCAAAATGTCACCACTGGAATATCAAGCAGTTAGTGATGCGCTGGGCGTGGCACGTGGCTTGCTTTAGATCAGGCCTGTGCGCGGCCACTTTATGGAGGCGCGTAACACATGGACGCTGCGACTCGTATGGAGCCACCTTCTGTCACACTCTCTGCGGATGGCCTGTTGAGCTCATTGCAACAGGGCGCATGGCTCTTCACCCAGCTTGTTCCGCCACTGCGCGACTCGCTCGAACACGCTGTGGCACAACACGGTACGACCGTGGACTCGGGCCTTCCGCTGTTTCTGCTGGCCTCGCTCCAGTATCGCCGCACAGCACTCCCACATCAGATGGCTATGCGGTTCACAGCGGCACGCAATACGGCGATCGTGTCACGCGTCGCATCGCTGAGTGCGGTGGAAGAACGGGCATACTGGGAGGCTGCCTTTTGCACGCTGGCTCCGCGCACCGTCCCCTGCGCCGTGTCGGATGCCGACATCGAGATGCTCGAACATGCCACGCAGCAATTGGATCGGCACGTACGAATCGCCGCCGCCACTCCGTTGAGCCGGTGGATAGAGGCCATCGCGCCCTTTGCCGAGGGTCCGTTCCGTTCAGCCTCTCACCCGCATTACCTCGGCTGCATCTTCCTGCGCCTAAATCGCTCGCCCGAAGAAACGGCACTATCACTGGCTCATGAACTTGCTCATCAGGAGTTGTTCTTGCTGAACCTCGTAGATCGACTCATCGTGGCCGCGGCGGACTATCGACTGGTCCACGCCCCCTTCCAGGGCCGCGAACGTCCGTCGATCGGGAGGTTGCACTCGGCCCATGCCCTCTTTCGCATGGTCGATCACGAAAACGCGACTGCAGATCCTCGCCGACCTCGGCATGTCGATTTGCTTCAGGCCACCATTGATACTTTTCAGCCGGGCGATCTGACGGCGCTTGGAAGGAGACTCGTCTATGAAGTTTATCAAGCGCAAGTGGATCGCCTGCGCGGTGATCGGCAGTCTCGCAGCCCTTTTAGTGGTGATGATGAAAATCGATAGCCGCCCAAAACGAACACCGAGTGTCGCGCGGGACGTGAGCGCTTCTCCTGCCACCGTCACCCGACACGTTCCTACGGTCGGGTTCTTCCCCAATACCTTTCCGCGAGATCCGGTGGATATCAACCTCTACTTGGAACATATCCTCGTAGGCCAGATCCTTGAGCCGTTGGTGGAAAGCGCCCCTGATGGCGATATCAGCCCATCAGTGGCACAGCAATGGACCATTTCCGCTGACGCGCGCACTGTCACGTTCATCATTCGCGAGGGCATAACATTTTCGAACGGCAAACCAGTCATGGCCGAAGATGTCAAATACAGTTTGGAACGACACTTGACATCGCACTCCCAAGCACGCACGTTCTTGGAGCACATTACGACGATCACTGCGAGCGATCCCCGCACGCTCAGGCTCCACCTCGATCGGCCGTATGTGGCGATCTTCAAGGCACTCAGCCGTGACCAATTGGGCATTGTTCCGGCTGGCTGGAGATTCGATTCGCATTCCGACGAGCCACTGATTGGTACCGGCCCCTATCGCGCTGTCCGCAACGAGAACGGATGGCGGTTGCTCCTGAATCCGTATTATCGGGACCGAAGTCGCGTCCGCATCCCTGAATGGGACCCGATCTTCTTCGATGCCAAAAAACAGCAATATGACCATCTGCCACTTCCGGATTTAATGCCGTTTTTGGAGCCAGAAGTGGCCAAATCCGTGGAGGCGACGGCGGGGCCTGTGCTGACCAATTACACCCGACAGCGCGTGAACCATTTCGTCCAACTCTCCGCATGGTGGAATCCGGCGGGGCCTCGGGCCTCTGATCGGAAATTACAAATGCGGGCTATGGTAGCAATGCGGACATTGATTGAGGCACGACGGGCCAAGCTGGGATTCCGTGCCGCTACGGGTGTTGTCCCCGAAGGAATCTCCGGTTATCTCCCGGAAATCCGGCGCCCCAGCAACGTGCATGCCGCTGATGACGGCGAGACGATGGTCCGACTCACGGTCCTCGTCAACAAGAAGAACATTCAACTGATGAATGATCCAACAGACCTCGCCACAATCGAGCGGGATTATGGCGTGCGGTTCAATTTTTCCGAATACGGAGTGGCAACCGCCGATCAACTGACCGACGTACAACCCGATATCATCCTGTATTCTTTCGCCGGAGGGTTCCATGACCCTGAGGGATTCCTCGTTGTCCTGACCAGTCGTCTCAACGCCGATCTCCAGAGTGTCTTTGGCGCAGATTACCCCAAGTATGTCGCAGCTTCTTCAGAAACAGATTGGAATCAACGCGCGCGATTGTACCAAGATCTCGGTGCCGCGCTCATAGACAATTATGTGATGGTCCCTGGGTGGAAGTTCGATGTCATCTCGCTCACTGTACCGGAGCTCGCTCACGTGGCATCGGTAAGCTATACGCCGAAATTGAAAAAT from Deltaproteobacteria bacterium harbors:
- a CDS encoding NCS1 family nucleobase:cation symporter-1, with the translated sequence MTPNALSNPDLAPVPAERRTWTATHFFSLWVGMAVCIPTYMIAASLIQGGMDWRSALLTVLLGNCIVLIPMLLNGHAGTKYGIPFPILARAGFGIRGSNLPALLRAIVACGWFGIQCWIGGAALYTLLLALWPAAADVALQMPAFIGVGVIPFACFLVFWAIHLYLIWSGIESIKYLETICAPFLLLCGIALLGWAYRAADGFGPMLAAPARFTSRNEFWQFFFPALTGMVGFWATLSLNISDFSRYGKTQRAQVLGQTLGLPTTMTMFAFIGIAVTSATIVLFGEPIWDPVALVRKFDSPILVAVSMFAVLIATLSTNVAANIVGPANDFSNLAPAKINFKRGGYITGVIGIVMMPWKLVADPTGYIFTWLIGYSALLGPVAAILLVDYFVIRRCRLVVDDLYRDNGVYQYTNGWNLRALAALLVGVLPNVPGFLAQIGLVEATRFPTLNALYHYAWFIGFAGAGASYYTLMLRTNAARTTAAAQSEVA